GTCATAATTTACGCCAAGACTGGTAGCCACATCTTCCCCTAGTCCGGCTAAAGTCAACCGATCAGCAAAAATAAATATAAGAATAGTCACCAATACAATGAGCCATAGATATTCATACCTGCCAATTTGCACAGATGAAAAGGAGCCTGCAAACCAGCTTTCGATATTTTGAGTCATTTGGAATACAAGCCCAACGAAAGTTGAAAATGCAGAAATGACTGCTCCAAGCATCATCCCAATAATGGGGACAACTAAAGACGAGCGGAGTTTAACTTTCTTTAGAAACATAAAAAAAATCATCGTTCCTATAAAAGAAAAAATGATTGCGCCGGTCATTCTTAGTGTTAAACTCGGGGCAGGAAAGACCAGATAAATAAACATGATCCCCAGTCCTGACCATTCCATTGTTCCGGTTGTGGTAGGTTCCACCAAGCGATTCTGTGTAATAAGCTGCATAACCAGTCCTGCCATTGCCATGGCGGCACCGGTAAGCATTAATGCAACAGTTCTTGGGACACGAGTAATGAAGAACATCTCCATTCCATCCGCTTGTCCTCGTATGTCATAGACTCCAATAAGCAGTGATGTAATGCCTAAAATAATAGTGGCTATAATCGCAATGATAAAAGGTATGGTCCATAGCTTTTTGGGATTATGACGCTGGGGTTGAGAATTCTCAACCCCAGCTAATTTTGGTATTAAATTTTTCTGCACTGCAGCATACTCCTTTTTACTGTTTAGCTAATGCTTTCGTAAGGTTGTTAATCAACTCCAAGAAAGTTTCGATAGATTCATTGGTGTACGTGTCGTTTGGAGCATAAACGATTTGTTTTTGAGTAATAGCAGTGGTGTTTTGCAGAGCAGGTGAGTTATCAATAACGTCCTGAGCCGGAACGGCACCTTCTTCAGCAGATACAGCTGCATCCCGATCCAGTACGAAAATCCAATCAGGATTGCTTTGCGCGATCGCTTCAACAGAAATATCATCCCCTTGATGATCAGAAGAAGATTTGTCCACTTCTAGTGCCGGAACCCAGCCGAAAATATCATACAACGGTCCCCACACACGTCCAGTAAGAGGAGCCGAGAAACCGATGTTTCCACCAGAAACGACAACACTCATAATTTTATCTTCACCATTATAAGCAGCCTTAGCTTCTTCAATAGCTTTATCAAAATCAGCAATCAGTTGGGCAGCTTCTTCTTGCTTCTCGAAAACTTTTCCCAAATTGGTTGTTGCATCTTTAAGTCCATTAACAAAGTTTTCTCCAGGTGATGCTGTTTCTTCAAGCTCAATATTAAGGTCGATCACTGCTGCATTAGGTACTAATTTTTTGATGTCTTCATAGTAGCCAGCAAATCGTTGACCAACAATGACAAGGTCAGGCTGTATTGATGCCAAAAGTTCAAGATTTGGTTCGCGGTGATTCCCAATATTTTGTACCGATTCATCCGCCACATATGGTGAATCCGCAGGCATTACATCCTTCGGCGCTGCTGCTAATTTGACGCCCCAAGTGGACAGAGTCTCAAATGTTCTGTTATCCAGAGCAACGACCTTCGTTGGATTTATAGGCACAGTTACCGTTCCATGAGCATCCGTAATTTCAACAGTTGTGGCTGTAGCTGTAGTAGCAGCATCGGAAGTTTTAGCCTCTGTATTAGCAGTATCCGTCGTAGCAGGTTCATTACTTGAACAAGCTGCCAATACTAAAGTTAAAGCTGCAACCATGATAAACATTAATTTTGAAGAAATAGACTTTCTCATTTAATTTATATCCCCCTAGATTTAGAAAATTTGGATTCCAACGCAGCGTACTGTGTTGGATAAACTCAGTATCATATACCTCCTCCGACGTAAATTTTAGAGAATAATCTTAACCCCTTTTCACTGTAGTGCTGAGTAACAAAATAACAAATGATAGTGATTATCAATATCAATAGATTATATTATAACAAGTTAGAAGGCATTTTCAACAACCTAGTTGTTTTAATTCAGCGAAATTATGAAACAAATATTCCATTGTATGTATTTATATGCATAAAAATCGACATTTCAATACAAGAAAGAAGCATCACTGTGTGATACTTCTTTTGCGGTAAGAACACTTTATACATTTATATTTCTCATCGAAATGATCTAATTTTTCACTAACATTCTTATTTCATAGACTCAGATAATTCTGTGAAAATAACACCCAGCGCATACGCGCCAGCATCCGGGTAGCCCAGACTACGATCGCCGACGGCGCCTGCACGTCCCATACGTGCCACGATGTCTTCGGTTTTCTTCGCACCTTCAACGGCTGCTGCGGCACCTTTGGCAAATGCTGTTTTGAAGTCATCGCCAGACTTCGCGCTTTGTGTCCAGGAATCGGCACACGGCACGAGTGCATCAATCAAGGTCTTGTCGCCTACCACGGCGCCACGTCCGAAGGAACGTTCTCCTGTGGACTGAATCCCTTGCACGGCTGCATGGATCATCTCAGCAAATTCAGCAACGTTTAATTGCTGTTTATCCCCTACTGCTTTGCCAGCCGCACGGAATGCCGAACCCCAGATCGGGCCGGATGCGCCGCCACAATATTCCATGATGACTAAGGAACATGCATCAAGGAATGATCCGATGTCTTTTTTATCTTCGTTAATGATGTGATTCCATTCGCGTTTCAACTGGCGGAAGCCTTTTGCCACACTCATACCGAAATCGCCATCACCGGCATGGGAATCCAGTTCACAGAACGGTACTTCATTTTTGATGATGATCTCACCCATTTTATCGATCAGATAGACGACATTGTCCAGTGAAAATTGATTGCCTTCGATGACCGCAGCTGATGCATCCGTCTCCACTTCGTAAGATACGGGAGCATCTTCACCCACAACAGCTTCCAGCGCTTCGGAATACGCCACTTGTGCTGCTGGAGGGCCGGATACTTTAAATGCAGGTGTATCACTTTCCTTGAACAACAGCGTTTTTAGTTCCTCATCCAGTCTCAGGATCGTAACCGATGCACCCGCCATATCGATACTTGTCATGTAGTTGCCTACAAACGTAGTAGCTACATTGAGGCCTGAACGCTGTGACAGCTCACGCTGAACCGAATTGTTGAGCAGGTACAGTTCTTGCAGTGGCGTTGCACCAAAACCATTCACGAGCACCGCAATCTCAGCGGATGTATCCTTATCCAACTTCATGTCTGCGAGCAATGCTTCGACCATACGTCCTGCCAATTCATCAGCCGATACGATTTTCTCCCGGCGAATCCCTGGCTCACCATGAATCCCTACACCGAATTCCATCTCATCTTCAGCAATTTCGAATGTAGGCGTGCCTTTGGCGGGTACGGTACAGGATGTGAATCCAAAACCAATACTGCGCACGTTCTGAGCTGCTTTCTCGGCAACGGATTTCACATCTGCCAGACTGCGGCCTTCTTCTGCTGCTGCTCCGGCAATCTTGTGAACCAGTACAGTTCCGGCAACGCCGCGACGTCCAACGGTATACAAGCTGTCTTGTACAGCGATGTCATCCTCAACACGTACATACTGTACGTCGATGCCATCTTCTTCAGCCAGATGCGCTGCATTCTTGAAATTCATCATGTCGCCGCTGTAGTTCTTGATGATCAAGAGTGTACCCTTGTTGCTGGCTGTTGCCTTGATCGCTTGATACACCTGGATTTGGGAAGGAGATGCGAATACATCTCCACACACCGCTGCATCCAGCATGCCTTTACCCACATAACCAGCGTGAGCCGGTTCATGTCCGCTGCCGCCACCACTGATTAGGCTGACTTTATCGGCCTGAATCTCTCTGCGTTTGATGACTTTATATTTTTTCAGAAATTCAAGCTCCGGGTGTGCAAGCGCAATCCCGTTGCACATTTCCATAACAACATGTTCGGCCTGGTTAATAATTTTCTTCATTATTTTACCTCCCGGCGAGCTGCTTTGTACTCACGACCCATACGGTCAGCCGCTGCAATGGCAGCAGCCACTTCAGGAACAGTGATTGGGAACGGCATAGCGTGAATGGATTCTTCCGGAATACAAGCGATCTCTGCCACTTTCAACAACTCTTCCTGACTAATCGTGTCTACACCGATATCCGCCAAGCTGATCGGCAGTCCCACTTCAAGACAGAAGTCCATGACTTCATGCAGCTCTTCGGTTGGTGCATTTTCGAGTACAAGTTGTGCAATCGTACCGAATGATACTTTTTCACCGTGGAAGAAATGATGTGTGCCTTCCAGAACAGTCAAACCGTTGTGAATCGCATGTGCTGCGGCCAGACCGCCACTTTCGAATCCAAGACCTGACAACAGAATGTTGGTCTCAACGATGTTTTCCAGGGCTTGTGTCACGACGTTACTGTCACTTGCTACTTTTGCTTTTGCACCATCAGTCAGCAGCATTTCATAACACAGTTTTGCCAGTGCAAGTGCCGCATTGGTACCTACTGCAGATGGTGTGTATCCTTCGCGGGAACCCATTGGCAGACTTGCGTTTACACGGGAATAGGATTTCGCTGTTGCTCTTGCTTCGAAGTATGTAGAGAGCGCATCTCCCATACCGGATACGAGGAAACGGGTTGGTGCATTGGCAATGACTGTTGTATCAACGAGAACCACACTTGGGCTTTGTTTGAAGTAAGCATAGTCATCAAAAGAACCATCCGGTGTGTACAATACAGCGGAGTGACTTGTCGGTGCGTCTGTTGCCGCAATCGTAGGGCAGATAATCAGTGCTTCGCCTTCAGCTACACATTTCGCAGCATCGATCGCTTTACCGCCACCAAGACCGATGGTAGAGTCACATCCTTTTTCCTTTGCGATCGCTTGCAGACGAGCAACTTCCTCACGGGAACATTCACCTTTAAAACCGCTTTCAACAAACGTAATATTAAATTTCTCCGCTGTTGCATCAAGCTTTGCTTTGACACGCTGTACATCATCCGGATGTGCAATCAGCAAGGCAGATTCTCCAAAAGATTTAACAAAGTACCCCAGGTTCAACAACTCGTCTTCGCCTTGTACATATTTGGTTGGGCTGATAAATGCTTTTCTCATAATATTATATGCCTCCTAAGGATATGAAATAGTGTAGTGATTACATCAAATTTTAATTTCTTACAATTGACCTTAATATAACGCATGAGCAGCAGGTTTACAGTGGACTTTGATAACAAATTATTATAATTTACAATCGTAATTTTTTGCTTTTTGGCACAATCATGGTATCTTATTGTCATGAGATGGTTGAATTTTGACCTCCCATTAAACATTACCCGTCATCAATACATCTTAATATGTACAACTTGCTAACTTTTAACGGCCTAAATTATGAATCAGGTTAGCCTATGGAGGTTGCCCCAATGATCAAAGAATATCTGCATATCAATAAAATTCTCGACCTTAATAAATGGAAGCGTCTACAAGATTCTCTCGCAACAGTAACCAAACTGGCGATCCTCACCGTTGATTATAAAGGCATTCCCGTAACCAGTCACAGCAGCTGTCAGGCTTTCTGCCAGAATGTCCGTAAAGACCCCGAGCTGCTCCCTTACTGCCAAAAATGTGATTCACGCGGTGGTCTGGAAGCGGTCCGGTTGAATGAACCTTATGTGTATTTATGCCATTTCAATATTATTGATATCGCGATTCCAATCACGATTGATGGCAAATATATCGGCGCCGTCATGGCAGGACAAGTGAAACTCGCCGATCCGGAAAAGGGTAGCGACTTGGAGCAAATTGTCACGTCCAAAAACGTACCCATGCATGCAGCCAAGCTGGAGGAATTAAAGGATGATTACGCCCAGCTACCTGTGATGACCTATGAAGAGATTGTGAAAATCTCCAACATGTTATCCCTGCTCTGCAACTACATTGTGGAAGAAGC
The nucleotide sequence above comes from Paenibacillus sp. W2I17. Encoded proteins:
- a CDS encoding siderophore ABC transporter substrate-binding protein is translated as MRKSISSKLMFIMVAALTLVLAACSSNEPATTDTANTEAKTSDAATTATATTVEITDAHGTVTVPINPTKVVALDNRTFETLSTWGVKLAAAPKDVMPADSPYVADESVQNIGNHREPNLELLASIQPDLVIVGQRFAGYYEDIKKLVPNAAVIDLNIELEETASPGENFVNGLKDATTNLGKVFEKQEEAAQLIADFDKAIEEAKAAYNGEDKIMSVVVSGGNIGFSAPLTGRVWGPLYDIFGWVPALEVDKSSSDHQGDDISVEAIAQSNPDWIFVLDRDAAVSAEEGAVPAQDVIDNSPALQNTTAITQKQIVYAPNDTYTNESIETFLELINNLTKALAKQ
- the dhaK gene encoding dihydroxyacetone kinase subunit DhaK gives rise to the protein MKKIINQAEHVVMEMCNGIALAHPELEFLKKYKVIKRREIQADKVSLISGGGSGHEPAHAGYVGKGMLDAAVCGDVFASPSQIQVYQAIKATASNKGTLLIIKNYSGDMMNFKNAAHLAEEDGIDVQYVRVEDDIAVQDSLYTVGRRGVAGTVLVHKIAGAAAEEGRSLADVKSVAEKAAQNVRSIGFGFTSCTVPAKGTPTFEIAEDEMEFGVGIHGEPGIRREKIVSADELAGRMVEALLADMKLDKDTSAEIAVLVNGFGATPLQELYLLNNSVQRELSQRSGLNVATTFVGNYMTSIDMAGASVTILRLDEELKTLLFKESDTPAFKVSGPPAAQVAYSEALEAVVGEDAPVSYEVETDASAAVIEGNQFSLDNVVYLIDKMGEIIIKNEVPFCELDSHAGDGDFGMSVAKGFRQLKREWNHIINEDKKDIGSFLDACSLVIMEYCGGASGPIWGSAFRAAGKAVGDKQQLNVAEFAEMIHAAVQGIQSTGERSFGRGAVVGDKTLIDALVPCADSWTQSAKSGDDFKTAFAKGAAAAVEGAKKTEDIVARMGRAGAVGDRSLGYPDAGAYALGVIFTELSESMK
- a CDS encoding ABC transporter permease; this translates as MPKLAGVENSQPQRHNPKKLWTIPFIIAIIATIILGITSLLIGVYDIRGQADGMEMFFITRVPRTVALMLTGAAMAMAGLVMQLITQNRLVEPTTTGTMEWSGLGIMFIYLVFPAPSLTLRMTGAIIFSFIGTMIFFMFLKKVKLRSSLVVPIIGMMLGAVISAFSTFVGLVFQMTQNIESWFAGSFSSVQIGRYEYLWLIVLVTILIFIFADRLTLAGLGEDVATSLGVNYDRIILLGTALISLAVGIVAAVIGNLPFLGLIVPNIVSMFRGDDLRSNLPWVCLLGMGSIIVCDILSRVIIMPFEIPVSMILGTVGAVVFIVILLRQRRSTRRVR
- a CDS encoding PocR ligand-binding domain-containing protein codes for the protein MIKEYLHINKILDLNKWKRLQDSLATVTKLAILTVDYKGIPVTSHSSCQAFCQNVRKDPELLPYCQKCDSRGGLEAVRLNEPYVYLCHFNIIDIAIPITIDGKYIGAVMAGQVKLADPEKGSDLEQIVTSKNVPMHAAKLEELKDDYAQLPVMTYEEIVKISNMLSLLCNYIVEEALNKNLLVEMFEKASGNQETLNLSTILPGYSIRNIESIKKEMTNAIADAYLKNSPSDTESSSPVLQPAFEYIHSHKSEQVSLKQMADLCHLSPSYFSRLFAKETGENFTTYLAKLKIKWAKQLLEVTDMPVSQISDELGFNESGYFIKIFKKFEEITPALYRKYLQEKM
- a CDS encoding glycerol dehydrogenase encodes the protein MRKAFISPTKYVQGEDELLNLGYFVKSFGESALLIAHPDDVQRVKAKLDATAEKFNITFVESGFKGECSREEVARLQAIAKEKGCDSTIGLGGGKAIDAAKCVAEGEALIICPTIAATDAPTSHSAVLYTPDGSFDDYAYFKQSPSVVLVDTTVIANAPTRFLVSGMGDALSTYFEARATAKSYSRVNASLPMGSREGYTPSAVGTNAALALAKLCYEMLLTDGAKAKVASDSNVVTQALENIVETNILLSGLGFESGGLAAAHAIHNGLTVLEGTHHFFHGEKVSFGTIAQLVLENAPTEELHEVMDFCLEVGLPISLADIGVDTISQEELLKVAEIACIPEESIHAMPFPITVPEVAAAIAAADRMGREYKAARREVK